The following are encoded in a window of Dioscorea cayenensis subsp. rotundata cultivar TDr96_F1 chromosome 16, TDr96_F1_v2_PseudoChromosome.rev07_lg8_w22 25.fasta, whole genome shotgun sequence genomic DNA:
- the LOC120279637 gene encoding binding partner of ACD11 1-like, whose amino-acid sequence MSVMTVKVSNVSLGASEQDLKEFFSFSGDIEYVEMKSGDEWSQVAYVTFKDSQGAETAALLSGATIVDLSVIIEPAADYQLPPAASAPSLPRDAKPATESALQKAEDVVSGMLAKGFILGKDAVNKAKSFDEKHQFTSTATAKVASFDKKIGLSEKVTMGASAVNEKVKEMDQKFQVSEKTKSAFAAAEQKMSSAGSAILKNRYVFTGASWVTGAFNKVTKAATDVGSKTKEKVLSEEQKGLEDEFSQVHLSDSKKPAAPGDEHPSKPAPAQGLIL is encoded by the exons GTTATGACTGTAAAGGTCAGCAATGTTTCACTTGGTGCCTCTGAGCAGGATTtaaaggaatttttttctttctctggTGATATTGAATATGTTGAAATGAAAAG tGGCGACGAGTGGTCTCAAGTTGCATATGTAACCTTCAAAGATTCACAGGGAGCAGAGACTGCTGCTCTTCTTTCG GGTGCAACCATAGTTGATCTCTCTGTCATCATTGAACCAGCTGCAGACTACCAGCTTCCACCTGCTGCTTCAGCTCCTTCCTTG CCCAGAGATGCAAAACCGGCCACTGAATCTGCTTTGCAAAAGGCAGAAGATGTTGTCAGCGGTATGCTTGCAAAAGGCTTCATCCTGGGCAAAGATGCTGTTAACAAGGCGAAATCTTTCGACGAGAAGCATCAATTCACATCAACAGCCACAGCCAAGGTTGCATCTTTCGACAAAAAGATTGGGCTAAGTGAGAAGGTAACCATGGGTGCTTCAGCTGTGAATGAGAAGGTCAAGGAAATGGACCAGAAATTCCAGGTCTCCGAAAAGACCAAGTCCGCTTTTGCCGCTGCTGAGCAGAAGATGAGCAGCGCTGGATCAGCCATTCTCAAAAACAGGTACGTGTTCACCGGAGCCTCATGGGTGACTGGTGCATTCAACAAGGTCACAAAGGCGGCAACTGACGTCGGatcaaaaacaaaggaaaaggtGCTCTCAGAGGAGCAAAAAGGACTGGAAGATGAATTCTCTCAAGTTCATCTCTCTGATTCTAAAAAACCAGCTGCTCCTGGTGATGAGCATCCTTCTAAACCTGCACCCGCCCAAGGATTGATTCTTTAG